A DNA window from Stigmatella aurantiaca contains the following coding sequences:
- a CDS encoding sensor histidine kinase has translation MSVDPGQTSWEGEAAPRPDTLLNRTPALAELLDVPSLAGMVEGFAALQGMGVQVLDTQGVCLAGSQGPQGPFCTHRTAGAPEGEGCPVRAPLSSGLHALACPSGARYLVLQVRWEGSELGRAVFGPFAPEAVAGLPERMDVARAGEQGSVPVRAAAYFAQVLEALLAVGHRSWLASHIQLESAGEIRRELEVRDARMASLQGKLREMDRLQSSFLGTVSHELRTPLASIIAYSELLAEGITGPLNPEQQQCVQAITEMGRTLLDLITSILDISQLEAGKLRLAFAPVDMAEVVVSAVSSVTPQSRRKGLKLEVVLPELRQPRVLADKGRMHQVLVNLLANAVKFTPEGHVRVRLSDVGHQAELDAPGYRIAVEDSGVGIRADQLERIFQTFYQVDSSSTREFGGVGLGLSIVKRFVEGHGGKVLVASQPGQGSCFTAVVPARPPQVGDGGVHVLPPLPEPDRF, from the coding sequence ATGAGCGTGGACCCAGGGCAGACGTCATGGGAGGGCGAGGCAGCGCCCCGCCCCGATACCCTCTTGAACCGCACGCCGGCGCTGGCGGAGCTGCTGGACGTGCCGTCGCTGGCCGGCATGGTGGAGGGCTTCGCGGCCCTGCAGGGCATGGGGGTTCAGGTGCTCGACACCCAGGGCGTGTGCCTTGCGGGCAGCCAGGGGCCCCAGGGGCCCTTCTGCACCCACCGCACCGCCGGCGCACCGGAGGGCGAGGGGTGCCCAGTCCGGGCGCCGCTCAGCTCGGGCCTCCACGCGCTGGCGTGTCCCAGCGGCGCGCGCTACCTCGTCCTCCAGGTGCGGTGGGAGGGCAGCGAGCTGGGGCGGGCGGTGTTCGGCCCCTTCGCGCCCGAGGCCGTGGCGGGGCTGCCAGAGCGGATGGACGTGGCGCGCGCGGGCGAGCAGGGCTCCGTCCCCGTCCGGGCCGCAGCGTACTTCGCCCAGGTGCTGGAGGCGCTCCTGGCGGTGGGGCACCGCTCGTGGCTGGCCAGCCACATCCAGCTGGAGTCCGCGGGAGAGATTCGCCGGGAGCTGGAGGTGCGCGATGCGCGCATGGCTTCGCTCCAGGGCAAGCTCCGGGAGATGGACCGGCTCCAGTCGAGCTTCCTGGGCACGGTGAGCCACGAGCTGCGCACGCCCCTGGCCTCCATCATCGCCTACTCGGAGCTCTTGGCCGAGGGGATTACCGGGCCGCTCAACCCCGAGCAGCAGCAGTGCGTGCAGGCCATCACGGAGATGGGGCGCACGCTGCTCGATCTCATCACCTCCATCCTGGACATCAGCCAGCTAGAGGCGGGCAAGCTGCGGCTGGCCTTCGCGCCGGTGGACATGGCCGAGGTGGTGGTCTCCGCGGTCTCCAGCGTGACGCCCCAGTCGCGGCGCAAGGGGCTGAAGCTGGAGGTGGTGCTGCCGGAGCTGCGTCAGCCGCGCGTGCTCGCCGACAAGGGCCGGATGCACCAGGTGCTGGTGAACCTGCTGGCCAACGCGGTGAAGTTCACCCCGGAGGGCCACGTGCGGGTGCGGCTCTCGGATGTCGGGCACCAGGCGGAGCTGGACGCGCCCGGCTACCGCATCGCCGTGGAGGACTCGGGGGTGGGCATCCGCGCTGACCAGCTGGAGCGCATCTTCCAGACCTTCTACCAGGTGGACTCCAGCTCCACGCGGGAGTTCGGCGGCGTGGGGCTGGGGCTTTCCATCGTCAAGCGCTTCGTGGAAGGGCACGGCGGCAAGGTGCTGGTGGCAAGCCAGCCGGGGCAGGGCTCGTGCTTCACGGCGGTGGTGCCCGCGCGGCCTCCCCAGGTGGGCGATGGCGGGGTGCACGTGCTGCCGCCCCTGCCCGAGCCGGACCGGTTTTGA
- the thiL gene encoding thiamine-phosphate kinase, which produces MRGEFSFIERFLSAFPRARVPLGPGDDCAVLPPSRGQTCVTTDAVVEDVHFTRAHFSPEDIGHKALAVNLSDLAAMGATPRWFVCAVALPRDFPGRELSRLARGMAALAREHRVALVGGNFTSARELSLTITAAGELKRPALTRGGGRPGHLLYVSGTLGEARLGLNLLREGRRRGAAIQRQRRPQPRVALGLLASRFASAGMDLSDGLAQDLGHLCEASGVGAEVELSHLPMSSAVRQALGWEGALEGGEDYELLLAVPPEQVAAFERACARAGERVTAVGLLTRARRRVLRDPQGRLIPPPPGFDHFRVRPPVD; this is translated from the coding sequence ATGCGCGGAGAGTTCTCCTTCATCGAGCGGTTCCTGAGCGCCTTTCCCCGCGCCCGCGTGCCGCTGGGCCCCGGGGATGACTGCGCCGTGCTGCCCCCCTCCCGGGGCCAGACGTGCGTCACCACGGACGCGGTGGTGGAGGACGTGCACTTCACGCGCGCGCACTTCTCCCCGGAGGACATTGGCCACAAGGCGCTCGCGGTGAACCTCTCGGACCTGGCCGCCATGGGCGCCACGCCGCGCTGGTTCGTGTGTGCCGTGGCGCTGCCCCGGGACTTTCCCGGGCGCGAGCTGAGCCGCCTGGCGCGCGGCATGGCGGCGCTCGCCCGGGAGCACCGCGTGGCGCTCGTGGGCGGCAACTTCACCTCCGCGCGCGAGCTGTCGCTCACGATTACCGCCGCGGGCGAGCTGAAGCGCCCCGCCCTCACCCGCGGGGGCGGGCGCCCCGGCCACCTCCTCTATGTGTCCGGCACGCTCGGTGAGGCCCGCCTGGGCTTGAACCTCCTGCGCGAGGGCCGCCGCCGGGGCGCCGCCATTCAGCGGCAGCGAAGGCCCCAGCCCCGCGTGGCGCTGGGCCTGCTTGCCTCCCGCTTTGCCTCCGCGGGCATGGACCTCTCGGATGGGCTCGCGCAGGATCTCGGCCACCTGTGCGAGGCCTCGGGTGTGGGGGCGGAGGTGGAACTGTCCCACCTGCCGATGTCTTCCGCGGTGCGTCAGGCCCTGGGGTGGGAGGGCGCACTGGAGGGGGGCGAGGACTACGAGCTGCTTCTGGCGGTGCCCCCGGAGCAGGTGGCCGCGTTCGAGCGGGCCTGTGCCCGGGCAGGCGAGCGCGTCACGGCCGTGGGGCTGCTGACGCGTGCGCGCCGCCGGGTGCTTCGCGACCCCCAAGGCCGGTTGATTCCTCCCCCGCCAGGCTTCGACCATTTCCGGGTCCGCCCGCCGGTGGATTGA
- a CDS encoding methyl-accepting chemotaxis protein, with the protein MRRPLRDELTPGVSSPRREPVQRLLRSVEPPSSGRIVSLQRKIFNGYVLLGAALSAAFITMEEMKLPVWVRLIIATGVTLMAAVQLPSLLARVTRVRVLSRSAFEISQGDLSKTVSADTSSARDEIDELTSAISKMQENLRELVGKIQDTAKSVADTAIDLQRSAENVNSSTEEVGSSMEKIASGAEAQSLLVSKASKVITEMAGSIQRTAASAEDAARTVAGTSGAAEDGSKAARLAGEKVKKVFSRIEAASHQVFAFGEKTQEISKIVDAITQVAQQTNLLALNATIEAARAGEYGRGFAVVADEVRKLAESAGRSAEQISKLARDISGQSTSVVSAMKEGIEELSEGREDLTNIVKYMGAITDTVRQGAEKVHLISESSREQLEGRKEMVKAIEEISLVARNNAASTEAIQTVIQEQTSAVSRMTSLANELTNTSVELQSVVRSFRLGS; encoded by the coding sequence GTGCGCCGCCCCCTTCGTGATGAATTGACTCCTGGAGTCTCCTCGCCCCGCCGCGAGCCCGTGCAGCGGCTTCTGCGCTCCGTGGAGCCGCCCAGCAGCGGACGGATCGTCTCGCTGCAGCGGAAGATCTTCAACGGCTACGTGCTGCTCGGCGCGGCGCTGTCGGCGGCCTTCATCACCATGGAGGAGATGAAGCTGCCCGTCTGGGTGCGCCTCATCATCGCCACGGGCGTGACGCTGATGGCCGCCGTGCAGCTGCCCTCGCTGCTGGCGCGCGTGACGCGCGTCCGGGTGCTGTCGCGCTCCGCGTTCGAGATTTCCCAGGGCGATTTGTCCAAGACGGTGAGCGCGGACACCTCCAGCGCGCGCGACGAAATCGACGAGCTGACGAGCGCCATCAGCAAGATGCAGGAGAACCTGCGCGAGCTGGTGGGCAAGATCCAGGACACCGCCAAGAGCGTGGCCGACACGGCCATCGACCTGCAGCGCTCGGCGGAGAACGTGAACAGCTCCACGGAGGAAGTGGGCTCCTCCATGGAGAAGATCGCTTCGGGCGCCGAGGCGCAGTCGCTCCTGGTGAGCAAGGCCTCCAAGGTCATCACCGAGATGGCCGGCTCCATCCAGCGCACCGCCGCGAGCGCCGAGGACGCGGCGCGCACCGTGGCGGGCACCAGCGGCGCCGCCGAGGACGGCAGCAAGGCGGCGCGCCTGGCCGGTGAGAAGGTGAAGAAGGTGTTCAGCCGCATCGAGGCGGCCAGCCACCAGGTGTTCGCCTTCGGCGAGAAGACGCAGGAGATCTCGAAGATCGTCGATGCCATCACCCAGGTGGCCCAGCAGACGAACCTCCTGGCGCTCAACGCCACCATCGAGGCGGCGCGCGCGGGCGAGTACGGCCGCGGCTTCGCGGTGGTGGCCGACGAGGTGCGCAAGCTCGCCGAGAGCGCGGGCCGCTCCGCCGAGCAGATCTCCAAGCTGGCGCGGGACATCTCCGGCCAGTCCACCTCCGTGGTGTCCGCCATGAAGGAGGGCATCGAGGAGCTGTCCGAGGGGCGCGAGGACTTGACGAACATCGTCAAGTACATGGGCGCCATCACCGACACCGTGCGCCAGGGCGCCGAGAAGGTGCACCTCATCTCGGAGAGCTCGCGCGAGCAGCTCGAGGGCCGCAAGGAGATGGTGAAGGCCATCGAGGAGATTTCCCTGGTGGCGCGCAACAACGCCGCCTCCACCGAGGCCATCCAGACGGTCATCCAGGAGCAGACCAGCGCCGTGTCTCGCATGACGTCGCTGGCCAATGAGCTGACCAACACCTCCGTCGAGCTGCAGAGCGTGGTCCGCAGCTTCCGGCTGGGCTCGTGA
- a CDS encoding chemotaxis protein CheW: MRHVIFRVEKEHYGLPLSAVREVVVPPERFTRVPRAPPAVSGVMNFRGRVVTVVEMRQLLSLPAGQNPPARVLLLDRGRRDLGFLVTDVEGIEALERVSAAAPGKAVPAVRGVARLKGLGVTVLDPEGLDAAVLALFTPQK, encoded by the coding sequence TTGCGGCACGTCATCTTCCGGGTGGAGAAGGAGCACTACGGCCTGCCGCTGTCCGCGGTGCGCGAGGTGGTGGTTCCCCCCGAGCGCTTCACGCGCGTGCCCCGCGCCCCGCCGGCCGTGTCCGGGGTGATGAACTTCCGGGGCCGCGTCGTCACCGTGGTGGAGATGCGCCAGCTCTTGAGCCTGCCCGCGGGGCAGAACCCGCCGGCGCGGGTGCTCCTGCTGGACCGGGGGCGGCGGGATTTGGGGTTCCTCGTCACCGACGTGGAGGGCATCGAGGCCCTGGAGCGCGTGAGCGCCGCGGCCCCGGGCAAGGCGGTGCCGGCGGTGCGCGGGGTGGCCCGGCTCAAGGGGCTGGGCGTCACGGTGTTGGATCCCGAAGGGTTGGATGCGGCGGTGCTGGCCTTGTTCACCCCGCAGAAGTGA
- the larB gene encoding nickel pincer cofactor biosynthesis protein LarB produces the protein MDEKALTRLLSQVKGGKVSVDEAVGQLKDLPFAELGYATLDTHRSLRFGFPEVVLGEPKTAEQILGIVAALVERKQTVLVTRLQPDKAEALVARFPKGEYHPVARIFHLRQGKARAGKVAVVTAGTGDIPVAEEAALTAEALGATVRRVYDVGVAGIHRLLRRREEIQECHAAVVVAGMEGALASAVGGLVGIPVVAVPTSVGYGANFHGVSALLSMVNSCASNVATMNIDNGFGGGFYAALISRTKGRR, from the coding sequence ATGGATGAGAAGGCGCTCACGCGGTTGCTGTCACAGGTGAAGGGCGGCAAGGTCTCCGTGGACGAGGCGGTGGGCCAGTTGAAGGACCTGCCCTTCGCGGAACTGGGCTACGCCACGTTGGACACGCACCGCTCGCTGCGCTTCGGGTTTCCCGAGGTGGTGCTGGGCGAGCCCAAGACGGCGGAGCAGATTCTGGGCATCGTCGCGGCGCTGGTGGAGCGCAAGCAGACGGTGCTGGTGACGCGGCTGCAGCCGGACAAGGCCGAGGCGCTGGTGGCGCGCTTTCCCAAGGGCGAGTACCACCCGGTGGCGCGCATCTTCCACCTGCGGCAGGGCAAGGCGCGCGCGGGCAAGGTGGCGGTGGTGACCGCGGGCACGGGCGACATTCCGGTGGCGGAGGAGGCGGCGCTGACGGCCGAGGCGCTGGGGGCCACGGTGCGGCGCGTGTACGACGTGGGGGTGGCGGGCATCCACCGGCTCCTGCGGCGGCGGGAGGAGATTCAGGAGTGCCACGCGGCGGTGGTGGTGGCGGGCATGGAGGGGGCGCTGGCGAGCGCGGTGGGCGGCCTGGTGGGCATTCCGGTGGTGGCGGTGCCCACCTCGGTGGGCTACGGGGCGAACTTCCACGGGGTGTCGGCGCTGCTGTCGATGGTGAACTCGTGCGCCTCGAACGTGGCCACGATGAACATCGACAACGGCTTCGGGGGCGGCTTCTACGCGGCGCTCATCTCGCGCACGAAGGGCCGCCGGTGA
- a CDS encoding response regulator has translation MAKRVLVVDDAIFMRNMIKDIFASGGFEVVGEAANGLEAVEKYKELKPDLTTMDIVMPFKSGIEATREILKHDTNAVVIMCSALGQESLVMEAIEAGASDFIVKPFRAEDVLAVVKKVLGEG, from the coding sequence ATGGCTAAGCGGGTCCTGGTCGTCGACGACGCCATCTTCATGCGCAACATGATCAAGGACATCTTCGCGTCCGGAGGGTTCGAGGTCGTCGGCGAGGCGGCCAACGGGCTCGAGGCCGTGGAGAAGTACAAGGAGCTCAAGCCCGACTTGACGACGATGGACATCGTCATGCCGTTCAAGAGCGGCATCGAGGCGACGCGCGAAATCCTCAAGCACGACACCAACGCGGTGGTCATCATGTGCTCGGCGCTGGGGCAGGAGAGCCTGGTGATGGAGGCCATCGAGGCAGGCGCCTCGGACTTCATCGTCAAGCCGTTCCGGGCCGAGGACGTGCTGGCCGTCGTGAAAAAGGTACTGGGCGAGGGCTAG
- a CDS encoding GNAT family N-acetyltransferase codes for MTMKQVDPGVEVAVPVMDAANPPNDLASAVKMSPPTDEDMSLVASLRASSDPWKSRGETQEESLQALTQLRPFLHVAKLQGQSVGYVTVERDGPVPGAAYMRNIVVRPDLRKQGLGMVLLNHGVQTARDMYRKTLALRVDPANGPAVSFYRKAGFTTVATVVSKKSGKLRLLMSREL; via the coding sequence ATGACGATGAAGCAGGTGGACCCGGGCGTGGAGGTGGCGGTGCCAGTCATGGACGCAGCCAATCCCCCCAATGATCTGGCCTCGGCGGTCAAGATGTCCCCCCCGACCGATGAGGACATGAGCCTGGTGGCCTCCCTGCGCGCCAGCTCGGATCCGTGGAAGAGCCGGGGAGAGACGCAGGAGGAGAGCCTCCAGGCCCTCACGCAGCTGCGGCCCTTCCTGCACGTGGCGAAGCTGCAGGGACAGTCGGTGGGCTACGTCACCGTGGAGCGCGACGGCCCGGTGCCCGGCGCCGCGTACATGCGCAACATCGTGGTCCGGCCGGACCTGCGCAAGCAGGGGCTGGGCATGGTGCTGCTCAACCACGGCGTGCAGACCGCGCGCGACATGTACCGCAAGACGCTCGCGCTGCGCGTGGACCCGGCCAACGGCCCCGCGGTGAGCTTCTACCGCAAGGCGGGCTTCACCACCGTGGCCACGGTGGTGTCCAAGAAGTCCGGCAAGCTGCGCCTGTTGATGTCCCGCGAGCTGTAA
- a CDS encoding chemotaxis protein CheA, giving the protein MTMDMSRYLGLFVTEATEHLEALGRDLVQLEREGGASVVDSMFRHAHSVKGMASSMGFEPIATLAHRVEDLVDAVRQDASRLNRELVDLLLSSADTMLAQVRAVSANQPPDEAASLLAQLATRVSALTGQEPAPTRVMRTTTGVRATPAPVASTPVPVAVRPPEAPSPEEPPPGAAAPPAAPAPEAKAAEPAPPAVRWDVKVRIVPTCQVPGVRAFLTHKRLSALGTLLDLKPPLEDLKAGRVPDGLIQCELETSAGEAGIQSALRNVSEVEVVSVTPSVPAPPVVPVPPPSSDGARVVGESTSRTVRVRTELLDYFLDTVGELMLATARLREVGKVLPENARPALEEGVYRLHALVKDLHDKVMSARMTPLSLITDRLPRAARDIARKRGREVDLVVTGAEIELDRAILDELADPMLHLLRNCIDHGLETPEERTAVGKEARGRVQVTVKRTRDRVVIDIEDDGRGMDPAKLKAAALARGAITAEAAARMSDREAFLLSCLPGVSTAKDVSEISGRGVGMDAVKRVVENTGGTLEIGSEKGVGTRFTLRLPLTVAVIHLLLVEVGEEVFGLPIAKVLGAMEADGDTLSRSRETALLPHGNTLLPVHALDALLGIPESSHRGLRPFVVMEVDTGKVALAVDRLLGQEEAVLKPLSKPLDLLPGLSGVTILGSGRPVFILDVPRLLSA; this is encoded by the coding sequence ATGACGATGGACATGTCCCGGTACCTCGGGCTCTTCGTCACCGAGGCGACCGAGCACCTGGAGGCGCTGGGCAGGGACTTGGTGCAGCTGGAGCGCGAGGGCGGCGCCAGCGTGGTGGACTCCATGTTCCGCCACGCCCACTCCGTCAAGGGCATGGCCTCCTCCATGGGCTTCGAGCCCATCGCCACCCTGGCGCACCGGGTGGAGGACCTGGTGGATGCCGTGCGCCAGGATGCCAGCCGCCTCAACCGGGAGCTGGTGGACCTGCTGCTCTCCTCCGCGGACACGATGCTCGCGCAGGTGCGCGCCGTGTCGGCCAACCAGCCGCCGGACGAGGCCGCCTCGCTGCTGGCCCAGCTCGCCACGCGCGTCTCCGCCCTCACCGGCCAGGAGCCCGCGCCCACCCGGGTGATGCGCACCACCACCGGGGTGCGCGCCACGCCAGCCCCCGTGGCCTCGACGCCGGTGCCCGTGGCCGTGAGGCCCCCCGAAGCCCCGAGCCCGGAGGAGCCGCCCCCGGGGGCGGCCGCGCCTCCCGCCGCCCCCGCGCCGGAAGCGAAGGCCGCGGAGCCCGCCCCGCCCGCGGTGCGCTGGGACGTGAAGGTCCGCATCGTGCCGACGTGCCAGGTGCCCGGGGTGCGCGCCTTTCTGACGCACAAGCGGCTGTCGGCGCTGGGCACGCTGCTGGACCTGAAGCCACCCCTGGAGGACCTGAAGGCCGGGCGCGTGCCGGACGGGCTCATCCAGTGTGAGCTGGAGACCTCCGCGGGCGAGGCGGGCATCCAGTCGGCGCTGAGGAACGTGTCCGAGGTGGAGGTGGTCTCCGTCACCCCCTCGGTGCCCGCGCCGCCCGTGGTCCCGGTGCCCCCGCCCTCGTCCGACGGGGCGCGCGTGGTGGGCGAGTCCACCTCGCGCACGGTGCGGGTGCGCACCGAGCTGCTGGACTACTTCCTGGACACCGTGGGCGAGCTGATGCTCGCCACCGCCCGGCTGCGCGAGGTGGGCAAGGTGCTGCCCGAGAACGCGCGCCCGGCCCTGGAGGAGGGCGTCTACCGGCTGCACGCGCTGGTGAAAGATTTACACGACAAGGTCATGTCGGCGCGCATGACGCCGCTGTCGCTCATCACCGACCGGCTGCCCCGGGCCGCGCGCGACATCGCCCGCAAGCGCGGGCGCGAGGTGGACCTGGTCGTCACCGGCGCGGAAATCGAGCTGGACCGGGCCATCCTGGACGAGCTGGCCGACCCCATGCTGCACCTGCTGCGCAACTGCATCGACCACGGGCTGGAGACGCCCGAGGAGCGCACCGCGGTGGGCAAGGAAGCCCGGGGGCGCGTCCAGGTGACGGTGAAGAGGACCCGGGACCGGGTCGTCATCGACATCGAGGACGACGGCCGGGGCATGGACCCGGCCAAGCTCAAGGCCGCGGCGCTGGCCCGGGGCGCCATCACCGCCGAGGCCGCGGCGCGCATGTCGGACCGCGAGGCCTTCCTGCTCTCGTGCCTGCCCGGGGTGTCCACCGCCAAGGACGTGTCGGAGATTTCCGGCCGCGGCGTGGGCATGGACGCGGTGAAGCGCGTGGTGGAGAACACCGGCGGCACGCTGGAGATTGGCAGCGAGAAGGGCGTGGGCACCCGCTTCACCCTGCGCCTGCCCCTAACGGTGGCGGTGATTCACCTGCTCCTGGTGGAGGTGGGCGAGGAAGTCTTCGGCCTGCCCATCGCCAAGGTGCTGGGGGCCATGGAGGCCGACGGGGACACGCTCAGCCGCAGCCGGGAGACGGCGCTGCTGCCACATGGCAATACATTGCTGCCTGTCCACGCACTCGATGCCTTGCTGGGAATTCCTGAATCCTCCCACCGGGGGCTGCGGCCCTTCGTGGTGATGGAGGTGGACACGGGGAAGGTGGCGCTCGCGGTAGACCGGCTGCTTGGCCAGGAAGAGGCGGTGCTCAAGCCCCTGTCGAAGCCCCTGGACTTGCTGCCGGGCCTTTCTGGGGTGACGATTCTGGGAAGTGGCCGTCCGGTCTTCATTCTGGACGTTCCGAGGTTACTGTCCGCGTGA
- a CDS encoding GTP-binding protein → MQLNHAQRELTLKIVYYGPGLSGKTTNLRQLYARASPEVRGRLLSVETRDDRTLFFDLLPVFFASSRGYNVKVKLLTVPGQVIHVATRRIVLRAADAVAFVADSRRSATAENNRYWHSLRDDMRENGLDPDRVPVVIQFNKRDLPDARPEEELELLRRRGREPVLGAVAVRGEGVCETFHELMQLAWQRLDADANLARNIGLSEEEFLLRVFQHLELRGTSLEGRYPGGKSSRGGAG, encoded by the coding sequence TTGCAACTGAACCACGCCCAGCGCGAGCTCACGCTCAAGATCGTCTACTACGGGCCCGGGCTCAGTGGGAAGACGACCAATCTGCGCCAGCTGTACGCCCGGGCGAGCCCCGAGGTGCGAGGGCGGCTGCTGTCGGTGGAGACCCGCGACGACCGGACACTCTTCTTCGACCTTCTGCCGGTCTTCTTCGCCTCCTCGCGAGGCTACAACGTCAAGGTGAAGCTGCTGACGGTGCCAGGGCAGGTCATCCATGTCGCCACGCGCCGCATCGTGCTCCGGGCCGCCGACGCGGTGGCGTTCGTGGCGGACAGCAGGCGCAGCGCCACGGCGGAGAACAACCGGTACTGGCACAGCCTCCGGGACGACATGCGGGAGAACGGGTTGGACCCGGACCGGGTGCCCGTCGTCATCCAGTTCAACAAGCGGGACCTGCCGGATGCCCGCCCGGAGGAGGAGCTGGAGCTGCTGCGCCGCCGGGGCCGGGAGCCGGTGCTGGGCGCGGTGGCCGTGCGCGGCGAAGGGGTGTGTGAAACCTTCCACGAGCTGATGCAGCTGGCCTGGCAGCGGCTCGACGCGGACGCGAACCTCGCGCGAAACATCGGCCTGAGCGAGGAGGAGTTCCTCCTCCGGGTGTTCCAGCACCTGGAGCTCCGGGGGACTTCGCTCGAGGGCCGCTACCCGGGTGGCAAGAGTTCCAGAGGAGGGGCGGGATGA
- a CDS encoding chemotaxis protein CheC: MNGLVPSEMQLDVLREVANIGCGHAANALARLVGGKRVNLSVPRAVMASAEEAAERLGGEEPVVGARLGMQGELRGVMLFVLPVRDGASLGTVLLGQVARGAELESALSETANIVASACLSAIGKLTRWRLLPTVPEMLKGSAREVLAQAVKETEGEQTSPVVVLEARFSAECAPAVSGQMLLVLERESSQALLQRLGV; encoded by the coding sequence GTGAACGGCTTGGTTCCCAGCGAGATGCAGCTCGACGTGCTGCGCGAGGTGGCCAACATCGGCTGTGGCCATGCGGCCAACGCCCTGGCCCGGTTGGTGGGCGGCAAGCGGGTGAACCTGTCCGTGCCCCGCGCGGTGATGGCCAGCGCGGAGGAGGCCGCCGAGCGGCTGGGCGGCGAAGAGCCGGTGGTGGGCGCGCGCCTGGGCATGCAGGGCGAGCTGCGCGGGGTGATGCTCTTCGTGCTGCCGGTGCGCGACGGCGCCTCGCTGGGCACGGTGCTGCTGGGGCAGGTGGCCCGGGGGGCGGAGCTGGAGAGCGCGCTGTCGGAGACGGCGAACATCGTGGCCAGCGCGTGCCTGTCGGCCATTGGGAAGCTGACGCGCTGGCGGCTGCTGCCCACGGTGCCGGAGATGCTCAAGGGCTCGGCGCGCGAGGTGCTGGCCCAGGCGGTGAAGGAGACCGAGGGCGAGCAGACGAGCCCCGTGGTCGTCCTCGAGGCGCGCTTCTCGGCGGAGTGCGCCCCGGCCGTGTCGGGGCAGATGCTGCTGGTGCTGGAGCGCGAGAGCTCCCAGGCGCTGTTGCAGCGGCTGGGCGTCTAA